Proteins encoded together in one Miscanthus floridulus cultivar M001 chromosome 16, ASM1932011v1, whole genome shotgun sequence window:
- the LOC136513829 gene encoding stress enhanced protein 1, chloroplastic-like gives MAAHPLLSSSALVCWRLRLPPVAAGEGNRVPWLCVASARPAARGGRVRSLSVRCEQGGKGGSGGLDVWLSRGAMLGFVGAVTVELTTGKGLLQNVGLTAPLPTLVLALTAVVGVLTAFLIFQSGTRD, from the exons ATGGCGGCTCATCCCCTCCTCTCGTCCTCCGCGCTTGTTTGTTGGCGTCTTCGTCTTCCCCCTGTAGCTGCAGGGGAAGGGAACCGCGTTCCCTGGCTGTGCGTGGCGTCAGCACGCCCAGCTGCTCGAG GCGGGAGGGTGAGGTCCCTGAGCGTGAGGTGCGAGCAGGGAGGCAAGGGCGGCAGCGGCGGGCTGGACGTGTGGCTGAGCCGCGGCGCGATGCTGGGCTTCGTCGGGGCGGTCACTGTGGAGCTGACCACTGGCAAAGGCTTGCTTCAG AATGTGGGATTGACCGCGCCGCTGCCGACGCTGGTGCTGGCGCTCACCGCCGTGGTCGGCGTCCTCACGGCTTTCCTCATCTTCCAATCCGGAACGCGGGACTGA